The Chitinophaga lutea genome contains the following window.
TATCCAGGAAATCAAAGCCCGCAAAGGCAAAGTGATTGCCGTTACCACCGAAGGCGACCAGGTGATCCCCGGCATGGCCGACGATGTGATCGTGGTGCCCGAAGCGGACGAACTGGTGGCCCCCATGATTTCCGTGATACCGCTGCAATTGCTGGCCTATCACATCGGCGTGTTGAAAGGGTACGACGTGGACAAACCGCGTAACCTCGCCAAGTCCGTAACCGTAGAATAGTATTCCATATGAACCGTATTGAAAAAAAACCGCTCAGCCAGCTGGGTTACCAGTTTATTGAACCGGCTTACCTGCCCCAGGGCAGGGACGAATACTACCTCCGCGACCAGCAGCGCGGCCGCGAAACCGAGCACCGCAAACTGAAAGCCTGGGAAATAGAAGCCCTCGTGCGGAACGACAACACGTCGGACGACTGGAACAATATTTTCGTGGACAACGAATTCGACCCCAACCTGGTGCAGCACTGCCACTTTTACGGCATGGTACGCATCGGCAAACTGGAGCCTTATTACCTCGAGTTCCATAACCTCCGCCTCCCCGTGGGCCTGTACAACAGCACCATCGCCAGCTGCGACTTCGGCGACAATGTGGTGGTGCATAACGTGAACTTCCTCTCCCACTATATCATCGGCAACGAGGTGATCATTGCCAACGTGAACGAAATGGCCGTGACCGATCACGCCAAATTCGGCAACGGTATCGTGAAAGAAGGCGAGCCTGAAAACGTGCGCATCTGGCTGGAGCTCTGCAACGAAAACGGCGGCCGCAGCGTAATGCCCTTCGACGGCATGCTGCCCGGCGACGCCTGGCTCTGGACGCGCAACCGTCACGATACGGCGCTGCTCGACCGTTTCAAGGCCTTCACCGAAAAACAGTTCGATAAAAAACGGGGCTACTACGGTATGGTGGGCGACCGCACGGTGATCAAAAACTGCAAGATCATCAAGGACGTAATGATCGGGTCTGACGCCTATCTCAAAGGCGCCAACAAACTCAAGAACCTCACCATCAACAGCGAGCCCGGCGCACCTTCGCAGATCGGTGAAGGCTGCGAGCTGGTGAACGGCATCGTCGGTTTCGGCTGCCGCGTGTTCTACGGCGTGAAGGCCGTGCGTTTTGTAATGGCGTCCCATTCGCAGCTCAAATACGGCGCGCGCCTCATCAACTCCTATCTCGGCAATAACGCCACCATTTCGTGCTGCGAGGTGTTGAACTCGCTCATCTTCCCCGCGCACGAACAGCACCACAACAACTCCTTCCTTTGCGCCGCGCTCGTGATGGGGCAAAGCAATATGGCCGCCGGCGCCACCATCGGGTCGAATCACAACTCCCGCGGGGCCGACGGTGAGATCATCGCCGGCAGGGGCTTCTGGCCGGGGTTGTGCGTGAGCCTCAAACACAATTCCCGCTTCGCCAGCTTCACGCTCATCGCCAAAGGGAATTACATGAGCGAGCTCGACATCCCCTACCCCTTCAGCCTGGTGGTGAACGACGAGCACGACGATACCCTGAAGGTCATGCCCGGCTACTGGTTCATGCATAACATGTACGCGCTGGCCCGTAATGCCTGGAAGTATGTGGACCGGGATAAACGCACCGACAAAACGCAACTCATCGAATACGACTACCTGGCGCCCGATTCGGCGGAAGAACTGCTGAACGCGCTGGAACTGTTCGAATACGCCGTAGGCAAAACCTTCTACGGACAAAAAGACAAAGCCGGTAAAAAATCCCTGCAGCAGAAAGGCAAACAGCTGCTGCTCGAAGAAAATGCCAAGGTAGGCCGTACAGACATCTTTGTGGAAGGCATCGAAAACTCTTCCCGCAAAGCGCAGCTGCTGAAAGTGCATAAAGCCTATCCGCTGTTCCGCGAACTGATCAACCTGTACGCCATCCGCAACCTGGTGAAACTGGCCGCTACCTTTAATATCCAGTCGTTCAGCGCCTTGCAGGCATTCTGCAAAAACAGCAAACGCACCGCCTGGCATAACGTAGGCGGGCAGCTGGTGAAAGCCGATGCCCTCGAAGAGGTGAAGAACCGCATCCGCAAAGGCAAAATCGGCAGCTGGCCCGAACTGCACGACATCTATCGTGAACTGGGCGCGGCTTATGAGCAGGACAAACTGCATCATGCCCTCGCCTGCCTGCTGCACCTGCAGCAGATCAGCGCCAAAGAGCTGACGCCCGCCCTGCTGAAGAAATGCCTCGAGCAATCCGTGTACACTTCCGGCATGATCACCGAAGGCATTTATCATTCGCGGGAAAAAGATTATCTCAACCCGTTCCGGCAGATGACCTATGAAAACGAAGCAGAGATGAATATGGTGGTAGGAAAGCTGGAAGACAACGGTTTTATCCAGCAGACCATCGCCGACCTGAAAGCCTATAAAAAACAGGTCAAGGAAATGATCAAAAAATGGGAACTGTAATGGACAAAACAAGATGCGGCTGGAGCCTGAAAGACAAGTTGTACAGGGATTATCACGATCACGAATGGGGCATCCCCAACCACGACGATACACACCTGTTCGAGATGCTGAACCTCGAAGGCGCACAGGCCGGCCTCAGCTGGTACACCGTGCTCACCAAAAGAGAAAACTACCGGAAGGCATTCGATCAGTGGGATGCCGTAAAAATCGCGAAGTATACAGATAAGAAAATCGAAAAGCTGTTGCAGGACCCCGGCATCATCCGCAACAAACTGAAGATCAACGCCGTGGTGTCCAACGCCAAAGCGTTTTTAGCCGTGCAGAAAGAATTCGGCAGCTTCGACCGGTACATCTGGCAGTTTGTGGGGCACAAACCCGTTGTGAACCACTTTAAAGACATGAAAGAAGTACCCGCCAAAACAGCCATCTCCGACGCCATGAGCAAAGACCTGCTGAAGCGCGGGTTCAAGTTCGTGGGCTCCACCATCTGCTACGCCTACATGCAGGCCACCGGCATGGTGAACGATCATGTGATGAGCTGCTGGACGCGGCAGGGAAAGAAAAAATAAGTTTATCCGGATACCGGGCTTGTTCGTTTGTTGCTGTTTTCCGCTGTGGAAGTCGCAACCTAGTCAAACAACTCGTCCGTAACCAGCAAGCGTTTATTATCCCTGAATTGTGTGAGATTTCCCTTTGCGGAGCTCACCAATCCCACAATATCTGTAACTTTATCCGTTTGCAGATCGATTACCTTTACCCCGACTTTCCGCTTTCCCCCAACCGCATGATAAGTGTCGTAGATAACATATTTGTAGCCTTTGCTGACGAAATACACATAGTTTAAGTCCATGCCTTCATTTTGAGGACCGCCTCCCCGCATGTAATATGAATACCTGAACGCTTCCCAGCCGCTTTTTGTTGACGCGGGAAACACCAGTTCCGGCTTCTTGTTTGTTCCGAATCTGTATACCAGGTATTGGTCTTTTTTATCCTTGCACAGCACCGCTATCTTGCCATTCCCGGTTTTGAAGGAAAAAACCTGTTCCTCATTAGGCAGCACATACTGCTGCCCATGTACTTCAACAAGTGTAGCCTGCATTAAAAGCAATACGAAGACAAACCTCATATATTTTGCATTTTATGACCATCCGATATCAACTATGTAAAAAAGCGGCGAACTTTCCGGATAACAAAAAAGGCAGAAATAAGCGTGCGCTGTTTTCTGCCTTTTCCCGTTTGATACGCTGTTAATTGACCGCCAGGTCCAGGTCGAGCATCGGCAGGCTGTTCATGAACTCCTTCGATACCACTTCCACTTTTACTTTCGTGAGCCCCCAGTGAATGAAGCCCAGTTTTTTGGCGGCGGCCTGCGTCAGATCCACGATCCGGCGGTTGGCCGCATGCAGGCGGTCCGTCACTTTTACCACTACCCAGCGGTGGTTCCGCAGGTTGGTCACTTTGATGAGCGTGCCCAGGGGCAGGGTGTTATGCGCGGCCGTCATGGCGGTATTATCAAATATCTCACCGCTGGCTGTTGGCCGTCCATGGAACTTCTGCGCATAATAGCTTGCAACGCCGGTAGAAGGCGTCTTGGCCTTCTGCTGTGCCATTGCAGGCGCAGTGCCCAGGAACAGTACTGCCAGCACCGCCACCACACACTTTACAACATTATTTAATACTTTTATTTTCATGACGCCTGGAATTTGCAAATTTCCTGCCAGAAAGCGTTAAAGAAAGCCCTTCAAAATGTTAATGCACCCTAATCTGCTTGTTAACAGTTAATTATCGATCAAAATTTCCGAGAGCGACTTGCTGGTGATGAAGCCCTGATCCGTCAACGTATTCAGAAAAAAGTACAACTCACGTTTTTCGGACACCGACAAGGGTATGCCTTTCGACACGAGGGGATCAACCGTAGGCGTTTGTTCGATGCCGGTGGAATAGTGGTCAAACACATGGAAAATATCGTAAAAACGGCCGTCGTGCATGTACGGCGGGCTTTTAAGCACGTTGCGGAGGGAGGGCACCCGGAACTTCAGGTAATCGCCTGTGCTGCCCGTAACGCGCATGCGGCCGGCATCGTGGAGGTACTGGTTGTAGGGCAGCCCGTTGTTGCGGTAGGAACCGTCGGTGAAGAGGGGCTCCTTGTGGCACGACGCGCATTTTTCCTGGAATACGCGGTAGCCGTTCGCTTCTTCGAGCGTGAACTGCGCGCCGGGTATCTTGCGCACCACGCTGTCGTATTTCGAGTTGAAGGAATTCATCGTGGCCATGAACTGCGCCAGGGCGCGGAAGAGTTTCTGGCTGTTGATCTCCCCTTCCCCGAACGCCTCGCTGAACAGGGAGCGGTACTTCGCGTCCGCGTTCAGGCGGTTGATGAGCCGGCCCAGGTCTTCGCCCATTTCGTTGGGGTCCGTGATGGGCGTCAGCGGCTGTACTTCGAGGTGGTTCACCCCGCCGTCCCACATAAAATCTTTCTGCCAGATGAGGTTGAACAGTCCGGGTACCGAACGGAACCCGGTACGGTTGTCGATCCCGTGGCTGAGCGGATGGTCGAAGTGGGCGAAGGCCGCGAACTGCTGGTGGCAGAAGCCGCAGGATACCGTGCTGTCGCGCGACAGCCGGGGGTCGTAAAACAGCCGGCGGCCGAGTGCGATGCCCTGTACCGTGAGCGGGTTCTGGCTCATGTCGTACACCGGTGCGGGGAAATGGTCCGGCAGCTGGAGGGTAAAGGGTACCGGCTCCGGCCTCACCGGGTTCGTTTTTCTGCAGCTCCATACGAGCAGAAATACGCAGGCGGCATATATGCAATAACGTATCACAGGTCTGTTACGTCGGTAATGCGGAACATGTTGCTATAATTCTCCGAAATTCTCCAGGCATCTTTCCCCGGTACGTGAATGGTGGACGTTTGCTGGAACTTCACCTGGAAAGGATTGCTGAACCAGGTA
Protein-coding sequences here:
- a CDS encoding cytochrome-c peroxidase, which codes for MRPEPVPFTLQLPDHFPAPVYDMSQNPLTVQGIALGRRLFYDPRLSRDSTVSCGFCHQQFAAFAHFDHPLSHGIDNRTGFRSVPGLFNLIWQKDFMWDGGVNHLEVQPLTPITDPNEMGEDLGRLINRLNADAKYRSLFSEAFGEGEINSQKLFRALAQFMATMNSFNSKYDSVVRKIPGAQFTLEEANGYRVFQEKCASCHKEPLFTDGSYRNNGLPYNQYLHDAGRMRVTGSTGDYLKFRVPSLRNVLKSPPYMHDGRFYDIFHVFDHYSTGIEQTPTVDPLVSKGIPLSVSEKRELYFFLNTLTDQGFITSKSLSEILIDN
- a CDS encoding DUF4954 family protein, with the translated sequence MNRIEKKPLSQLGYQFIEPAYLPQGRDEYYLRDQQRGRETEHRKLKAWEIEALVRNDNTSDDWNNIFVDNEFDPNLVQHCHFYGMVRIGKLEPYYLEFHNLRLPVGLYNSTIASCDFGDNVVVHNVNFLSHYIIGNEVIIANVNEMAVTDHAKFGNGIVKEGEPENVRIWLELCNENGGRSVMPFDGMLPGDAWLWTRNRHDTALLDRFKAFTEKQFDKKRGYYGMVGDRTVIKNCKIIKDVMIGSDAYLKGANKLKNLTINSEPGAPSQIGEGCELVNGIVGFGCRVFYGVKAVRFVMASHSQLKYGARLINSYLGNNATISCCEVLNSLIFPAHEQHHNNSFLCAALVMGQSNMAAGATIGSNHNSRGADGEIIAGRGFWPGLCVSLKHNSRFASFTLIAKGNYMSELDIPYPFSLVVNDEHDDTLKVMPGYWFMHNMYALARNAWKYVDRDKRTDKTQLIEYDYLAPDSAEELLNALELFEYAVGKTFYGQKDKAGKKSLQQKGKQLLLEENAKVGRTDIFVEGIENSSRKAQLLKVHKAYPLFRELINLYAIRNLVKLAATFNIQSFSALQAFCKNSKRTAWHNVGGQLVKADALEEVKNRIRKGKIGSWPELHDIYRELGAAYEQDKLHHALACLLHLQQISAKELTPALLKKCLEQSVYTSGMITEGIYHSREKDYLNPFRQMTYENEAEMNMVVGKLEDNGFIQQTIADLKAYKKQVKEMIKKWEL
- a CDS encoding septal ring lytic transglycosylase RlpA family protein; amino-acid sequence: MKIKVLNNVVKCVVAVLAVLFLGTAPAMAQQKAKTPSTGVASYYAQKFHGRPTASGEIFDNTAMTAAHNTLPLGTLIKVTNLRNHRWVVVKVTDRLHAANRRIVDLTQAAAKKLGFIHWGLTKVKVEVVSKEFMNSLPMLDLDLAVN
- a CDS encoding DNA-3-methyladenine glycosylase I, which encodes MDKTRCGWSLKDKLYRDYHDHEWGIPNHDDTHLFEMLNLEGAQAGLSWYTVLTKRENYRKAFDQWDAVKIAKYTDKKIEKLLQDPGIIRNKLKINAVVSNAKAFLAVQKEFGSFDRYIWQFVGHKPVVNHFKDMKEVPAKTAISDAMSKDLLKRGFKFVGSTICYAYMQATGMVNDHVMSCWTRQGKKK